The Amphiura filiformis chromosome 12, Afil_fr2py, whole genome shotgun sequence genome includes a region encoding these proteins:
- the LOC140165943 gene encoding echinoidin-like, with protein sequence MKVLSLIIAAGLLALANAHGCPPLWTKLGGTCFRYFGFPRPMRIAERVCAQFTSCSDAGTTAVAHLASISSAAQNTFLYNLVESVSLELPPPPVWIGLNDLASEGRFSWPDGTPFLYKNWARGSPNNGGNSDCVAMPAEQPGAVWFSVPCGEEFSYICSMPADTGPETPGQVDPSQPAPYAWGYAGSPYIEAYLDNNYA encoded by the coding sequence ATGAAGGTCTTGTCGCTAATCATCGCGGCCGGTTTACTAGCATTAGCAAATGCTCATGGCTGTCCACCTTTGTGGACAAAACTAGGTGGAACATGTTTCCGATATTTCGGTTTCCCAAGACCTATGCGAATTGCCGAGAGAGTATGTGCACAATTCACCAGTTGTAGCGATGCGGGCACAACTGCCGTAGCCCATTTAGCCAGCATCAGTTCTGcagcacaaaatacatttttgtacaacctGGTCGAATCTGTTTCGTTGGAGCTGCCTCCTCCCCCAGTATGGATTGGACTTAATGATCTCGCTTCAGAAGGACGTTTCTCATGGCCAGATGGTACaccatttttgtacaaaaattgGGCAAGAGGAAGCCCGAACAACGGTGGTAATTCTGATTGCGTCGCCATGCCAGCAGAACAACCAGGAGCTGTATGGTTTTCTGTGCCTTGTGGAGAagaattttcatacatttgttcCATGCCTGCCGACACTGGACCTGAAACACCAGGACAAGTGGATCCAAGCCAACCAGCCCCATACGCATGGGGTTACGCAGGTAGTCCATATATTGAAGCATATCTTGATAACAACTATGCATAA
- the LOC140165338 gene encoding beta-1,3-galactosyltransferase 5-like, which yields MLIYLCTLTVIENETFTQPPPPVERWISDLFSMNQNQDVVQWRMGTKDGALGDHIWSKDSVSDDIHVIGEPEVRQHGALAFSFLRRQKTTHADATTAGDTKRTLSIKKLSEKLQNGSFTHYFVNNSFYKNESVSTPTFNYTILPAYPCVRKAVDEPEVFLLTLIFSWPSDFGYRFTLRRTWLAHNNVKGYRTVSLFVLGRHENETLQEQIVQESLDYHDIIQGDFIDSFRNQSYKLLMGLRWVSSYCQYAKFIMKLDNRTLPVYSNIVPQLENTSEHGGVCLGYNLNDTDVIRDGNSPLYTTKSELKNSKYPPHPSGSGYIFPASSVNHLLSISHHVEFFIWENVYISILLNTIGMGFDHVDLFEKPVNQSDPDPCVIEEAMTLRPGANFTSEHILDIWKARARYTDSMCNKAIVQYEPNLNKIHDHDLFNG from the coding sequence ATGTTGATATATCTTTGTACTCTCACGGTTATAGAAAATGAAACTTTCACACAACCACCGCCTCCCGTGGAGAGATGGATATCCGACTTGTTTTCGATGAATCAAAACCAAGACGTTGTGCAATGGAGAATGGGGACCAAGGATGGCGCCTTGGGGGACCACATTTGGAGTAAAGACTCTGTTAgtgacgatatacatgttattggAGAACCGGAAGTAAGACAACATGGAGCGTTGGCGTTTTCGTTTCTTCGCCGACAAAAGACTACTCACGCAGACGCAACGACTGCTGGAGATACCAAAAGAACTTTATCTATCAAGAAACTTTCAGAGAAACTCCAAAATGGATCCTTTACTCATTACTTTGTCAATAACTCATTCTATAAAAATGAAAGCGTTTCCACCCCTACGTTTAATTACACAATTCTTCCTGCATATCCATGTGTGCGTAAGGCTGTAGACGAGCCAGAAGTATTTTTGTTAACGTTAATATTTTCATGGCCATCAGATTTTGGGTACAGATTTACATTACGAAGAACATGGTTGGCGCATAATAATGTCAAAGGTTATCGCACGGTGTCGCTCTTCGTACTTGGTAGACACGAAAATGAGACATTGCAAGAACAGATTGTTCAAGAATCGCTAGACTATCATGATATCATTCAAGGAGACTTTATTGACTCGTTCAGAAACCAAAGTTATAAACTCTTGATGGGTCTACGATGGGTTAGCTCGTACTGTCAATACGCTAAATTTATAATGAAACTCGACAATAGAACGCTGCCAGTTTATTCAAACATCGTACCGCAACTTGAAAACACATCAGAACACGGTGGAGTTTGTTTAGGATATAATTTAAATGACACCGACGTAATAAGAGATGGTAATTCACCGTTGTATACCACCAAATCGGAGTTAAAAAACTCAAAGTACCCACCCCATCCTTCTGGGTCGGGCTACATATTCCCTGCGTCATCGGTGAATCACTTGTTGAGCATATCACATCATGTCGAATTCTTCATTTGGGAGAATGTCTATATATCTATTCTGCTTAACACAATCGGAATGGGTTTTGATCATGtagatttatttgaaaaaccagTGAATCAGAGTGATCCTGATCCGTGTGTAATAGAGGAAGCAATGACACTGCGACCTGGTGCTAATTTTACCAGTGAACATATTTTGGATATATGGAAGGCAAGAGCGAGATATACGGATAGTATGTGTAATAAAGCTATAGTACAATATGAGCCTAACTTGAATAAGATTCATGACCATGACTTGTTTAATGGATGA